The nucleotide sequence TCTCTACAGATTTCATCATAGAGACGCTCATATCCTTCCTTTTCAATTCTTATATCAGTGCAAGAAGAAATGATTTTCGAATTGGTCATTCTTACAGGAGATTGTCCTTTATTGACTCCATCAATGTATACTATTGCCCCGGCAGGGTCTGTTTCTATTAATGTAGTACTGCTACACGATGACAACACAATAAGAGCTGCTACTAGTATAGCAAATGGGTTAATAATATTACTTTTAGATTTCATATCGAACAATTAAAAAAAAATAAAGTTCGTGAAAATCATATAATTAATAAATAGGTGTTGAAAGATAAAAATTGTTCTACTTATTTCAACATGGCCAATTGCTGGTTGATAAAACTTTCCTCAACAGCTTTCAGCTTAACAATAGGTTTCACGCGGCTATTTACAGAAATTGAACTTTCATAATAATAAGCCTGATCATCGATAAATGAAACAGCTATTAAACTTGCCTGACGGTTTTCAGGAACCTGACCGAAAGTCACTTTGTTATTAATCACATTCCCCCTCATTAAACCGCGAACATCCTTATATACCAGGTAATATTCAGCTTCTATACTCACATCGGCTGATACAAAAAAAGGAATCATTGGTTCTCTATAAAATTTGTCGCAATTTATATAGCCCATATCCAAAACATTTAAAGTATTGGCCATTTTTTGACGGGCTTTTTCTTGCTTTTCCATTTCTTTCATTAGTGCTTCTTGTATCAGTCTGTCTTTCTCTCTTTGCTCTGCTCGTTCTTTCTCTTCAATTTCTTTTAGTCGTTCTTGTTCAGCAAGGTAAGCCTCCCATTCCATTTCTGAATTAAAAGTTTTTTGCGAAATGATATTGCCCTGATAATCTTTAACTGTTTCAACCATTTTCCAACTCCTTTTTTCAATTGTTTTCGGTGGCAATATCCAGTTTAACTTGTTTGGTGATCGTGGATCTTTAATAAAAATCTGCATATCCGCA is from Bacteroidota bacterium and encodes:
- a CDS encoding PEGA domain-containing protein: MKSKSNIINPFAILVAALIVLSSCSSTTLIETDPAGAIVYIDGVNKGQSPVRMTNSKIISSCTDIRIEKEGYERLYDEICREEEPAAGPIVCGYFFLVPLLWAFDYNPSHFYELTPLPLKPDSEGMKPETMEEKLLRFKALFEKGLITEEEYKKAKEKILNE